Genomic DNA from Flavobacterium sp. N502540:
TAAATCTAAAATCGAAAAGGGATTTGTGGTTTTCTGTCATTTAAAACTGATTCAGCATACTAAGGAATTTCTAACCAAATTCGAAAGTGAAGTCACCAAGTTAAACGAAGTGCTGGAATGCCACCACGTAAGCGGCGATTATGATTATATCTTAAAAGTTTTGGTAAAAGACATGGAGGCTTATCGTGAATTCCTGGTCACAAAATTGACTTCGCTTCAACATATTGGCAGCACACAAAGTATGTTTATGATTAGTGAAGTGAAGAACTCAACAGTGATTTCTTTTTAAGGGACTAAGATTCTGAGAGGCTAAGTTTTTGGATTGTGATTCAAATTCAAAAGCGAAAAAAGCTTAAATTTGAATCAAATAGATTTTAGCATGGAAACAAGAGAATTAAGACTTAGACTTATAAAAGATTTTGGGAAATTCATAAAAGATGATTCTAAATTAGAAATTCTGGAAAGTGTTTTTGATGCGATAAGTCATGATGAAAAAGAATCACTTGTTCCTGATTCTCATTATGATTTTGTTGCTGAAGAAAGAGAAAAGTATCTTTCACAGGAGAATGAAGCGAGTTCCTGGGAAGAAGTAGAACAACGTTTGAATGCTAAGTATGGTTTTTAAAATTAAAATTTTACCCTTAGCTGAAAATGAAATTGATAAAACTATTGAATTCTATGAAAGTAGGAGTAAAGGTTTAGGAAAGCAATTTCTATCCTACTTAAAAACATATTTACAGGTTTTAAAAACACATCCGGAATTATTTCAAATAAAAAAAGAACCTGGTTACCGTGAATTGACTTTGGTGAAATTTCCATTTGTAATTATTTATGAAATTATTGGAAATGAAATAATCGTTTACTCTGTTTTCCACACTTCCAGAAATCCTAAGAAAAAACCTTAATTCGGCATCTAAATTTTCAGCGGGATAAAGGTTTTTTTAAAAGTGCTAAGAATCTAAGTTGCTAAGTTTCTGAGTTTTTGGTGTAAAGATTCAAAGGAATAAAGGTTTTTCTTAAAAATGTACAGCTGTGCGTTAAAAACGCGATAAATCTTTGCTTTTTTCGCGATTTTATAAGAATTAAAAATAGTCTCGGAGATCTGCAAAATCTGCGAGAGACAAAAATATTTCGAGAGAATTTGTGTAATCTTGGTCACAAAATTGACTTCGCTTCAACATATTGGTAGCACACAAAGTATGTTTATGATTAGTGAAG
This window encodes:
- a CDS encoding type II toxin-antitoxin system RelE/ParE family toxin — protein: MVFKIKILPLAENEIDKTIEFYESRSKGLGKQFLSYLKTYLQVLKTHPELFQIKKEPGYRELTLVKFPFVIIYEIIGNEIIVYSVFHTSRNPKKKP
- a CDS encoding Lrp/AsnC family transcriptional regulator, whose amino-acid sequence is MTLDATDKKLLVLLQTDSKKTNKELSLKLNLSVTAVYERIKKLEREGIIKNYVALVNKSKIEKGFVVFCHLKLIQHTKEFLTKFESEVTKLNEVLECHHVSGDYDYILKVLVKDMEAYREFLVTKLTSLQHIGSTQSMFMISEVKNSTVISF